cagtgttgaaatttctccttcgtACTTCCATTAGCTatgtaacgggtatcagatagtcggggaacatAATGTCTAGCTTCACTGACCGACGCAGAATTCTTTTCAGACTTTAAAACGCTTATTTTTTGGcaccaaaaagcaaaaaattagGGGAAGCATGGACATTTTTTGATAGCCTAATAATAAGAAAGAAccagttcctcgactatcagatatcCCTTAGCTTACAAGACACGTCTGTCTGTGTTTAGAAAAAGACCAGCTAGATATCTTGTCATCGCGTGACGAGGCTTATTCCATTAAGCGTGAATTGTTAGTGGAATAATACAACATAAAATTACATTTacgatattttatttaatatatgtcATATTTTACTTAATATATTGCACTCTCTTTTCGTATTTTGTAAGAGGACTGGGCCTTTGATTGGTTAATTTGTTACTTAACTGCCTACGAATACTGCTGCTTGAATTCTTTAATGACTGTATCAGCTATTTCTACATCTTTTCTCGTTGCATTGGCTTGTCGTGTTCGGTAGCTAATGGTTTAACATACTTTAATCTCGCGGTCACTATAGCTTATGATTTCTTGATCTCTTGAGCATATCACAGAACAAAAATGACAGTAGAATATGACATGTTTGGGTGTCTGGTGTGGAAGAGTTGTGGGTACAAGTACAAGTCATAGAAAGTGTAAAAATATTGTTCGGAGcttaaaagtaaatatttgtgtatgcgtatatgtatgtttatttgatatatatatatatatatatatatattatattaatgtATATCTATGCCGTGTAAATGTTCATATAAACTGTGATATAGTTCTTTTAGAAAAATACTGAGCAAAAGTACTTGGCATTGTGCATTAAGGGGTTGGTTGTCAAGGATCAGGGTTCGCGAACTTCAACTGAGGCTCAATTCCTCGACAGCCTATACGAGAATCTTATCATACGACGGCGGCGGAGATTCATCCAACGGAAGTTGTTTGCCCATCGTCGCCGGCGTCTGTTCCGGCAGCAGTATGGCTATATGATAGGGTGGCGGGCCGGCTGTAGCCGCCGTCCCGCCCACTGTTGTCACCTGTCGCTCCTCCAGATACCGTCCCTCACTCATCTCCAGCAGACAGCCGGCGGACTGTGCCGCTCCGGCTCCCGCCAACGAGGAGTTGACACCGCGGGTGTGGCAAACCGCTGCTCGGCCATTCGAGCGACTGGAATTCGAGAAGAGGCCTTTCGGGATGCGGCACAGGCTGATCAGGCAGGCGGCCAGGAAGAAGGCCGAGAAGACGCAGAAGATCAGCACCTCCAGCCCAGTGCCCTGGTGGTCGAAGTAGAACTTTGTTCCTGCCACAAAAACGGAGGCCAGCACCAGCGAGGCACACATGCCGCACTTCAGGTGGCTGGGCAATAGTTGCGAGTCCGCGTGCTGCAGCAATGCatgatggtgctgctgctgcaactgatTGCTGTGCATTGTGGCAGGTGCAGCAGCCACTGCTGCCGCTGGACTGGCGACACTTGCTGTGtctgctgccgttgttgttgctgccgttgctgccgcTGGCGTCGAGTGTCGCATATTGTTGCTGGAATTGTGGCGACGGGGCGTGGCATAGGCGGTGGCTTGTCTctggttgttgctgccgctggtCGAGTGATTGCTGCTGTGCTGGTGATGGGCGGTGTGGTGGTACACGCTGTAGGCATCATCACTGGAATGAGGTAGTTCGTTAGTTAGACAGGTTAATCCTTTCTTGAAAGGATGTTTTCAGGTGCCATCTGCCGTGGGGCTACACCACAAACCCGAGCTACTCACGCATAGACATTGCCCGAgtattgctgctgttgctgctgctgctgatgtgcATCGAAGTGTCGCACGGGCACAGCCATGTTGCCGAATTGCGGATGGTGATAGCTGtagtgttgctgctgctgatgctgatgttgctgctgttgatgcaggtgtggctgctgctgatgctggtgcaacagctgctgctgcgcccTTGGCTGATAGCGCGTGTTGCCATGGTGATTGTAGTGCGATCCTCGTGCCACGAGCGGAACGATGGTTCCACTGCCGGTGAGGACTGCTGCCGAGGAGGCTATACCGCTGGCGTGGTTATTGTTGCtggcagttgttgttgtgccgGTGGCAGtcaagttgttgttgttgctggtgccACCGCTGCTggaatgttgctgctgctgggcgtgCAGggagttgttgttgccatatgacgactgcgactgcgactggcGACTTGTGCCGGGCTGGTGCATGTCGTACGGCGTCTGCGGCAGAGATCGATGCACCGGAGGCATTGACTGGCcggtgctgttgctgcagctggtGGACTTGGTCCTTCGTGGCGGATGGCCGTAGCTGAGACCGCTGCCAGCGTGCGACAAGGAGGCCGCCACACGAGACCGTCCAAATCCGCACTGCTGGGATCGCTTGTCAATCCAGAAATGCATCGCGAAGACGGAAAATGTAAGTTGGGTTATCTAAAAGGATGGAAAATATTAGTAACAATCTTTGTACAAGTAGTGTCTAAATTATCAGCGTAAGAATAACATTTGCAATATAGTCACGGTACTAAAGTTattgttcaaatatttaaattattactACGAGTTTTAATTAAGAAgactttaatatacatatgtatgtacttaaaAGTTACCAATATTATTAAAAGCTGTCCTTCTAATgcttcaataaaaaaatggcTTTAACTTTGAGTTAAGAAAAGGACTTTTCATGGTTAAAGAACATTGTTTcatttcaacaaatctagCGTACGCATTTTTAGAGtgcagacagacagacagacagtcgGCATTAAGTGCTGCAAACTTATTCGAAGTTCAAGCTGTGTGTTTAGTATGGGGTAGAATCCTTGACTAGACAAAGCGCATCTGACTCATTTGGCTTTGTGTCTGCCAGACGGAAGGGAGTCACTCCACGTTCCCGGACTCGGTCTCTTCCTCCGTTCCTTTATTGCTGTTGCAAAAAGCTAAAACAGGAAACGTGCGCATCCCATTTCACGAGGCTGCCTCTCTCACCCGCGAGGAAACCCCATCCAGGACCTGCCTTGGCATTTCCTCTTTGTGCTTCCCTGTTCGAAGGTGCAACAAGGAACAAAGGTTGCCGTTGACTGCCATTGCCTGGTCAAGGAACCCGcccgaaaaataaaacattcaTTGAACGCTTTCACTTCCCGTGTCATTGGCACCCAGCCGCATCCAAAACATCCCAAAACACCAACACGGCCACAAGGACCTCAGCGCGCCAAAACGCACAGACAGATTTGGATGATGGTGTGGGTGTTAGTGTGGGTGAGAGTGTGGATGTGAGGTGTTTGGAAAGGACATGGCCAGTTGGCAGTGGTGTTTATAGGGGGGCAAGaagttgtttatttattgtttctaGTTGTTTATTTAACAGTATTTGATTCAATTACTTGCACGTACATAGCTACAGAGGGTTGTAGATAAACTTGTAAACTTCCGATCGAAacaaagttaattaaaatattcccTAAAACAACCCCTTGATTTAGGAACACCTTTGTTGCCAGAAAAGCAAAGTTGAACAGGCTCCGGGTTCACGAACTATTCAAAGATGCATTATGACACGTACTTTCTCTCCGCTCTCGAAAGTGTTTTGGTAGAGAAAGAAGCCCCCGATCCCATTGTGCCTGGTGTTTGCATTCTTGGTTCTTAACTCGCTTAGCTGTTCGTTGAACTGTCCCTCTGGACTGGCTTTTTGTGTGTGGTCTCTGTGGTGTTAGCCAATCAGGGATGACGGCGggaaaaataatgaattttaaattatccCACAGACAATTTGCCGTGTCGCGTAAACAATCGAGTACACATACGCACCGAGTACCGAGCATCCAGCACTGAGCATCGAGCACCGTGACCACAGGCCATAAAAGTCAACCGCACAataaaataacttttattttgGGAACTTTCCTGTTCCACTTGGCAGCTAGGTTCAAAGTTCAATGCCTGTCAACATCTTCAAGAGCAGAATTACACAACGCAATGCCATAGAGAGCTGAgtgcgaataaataaatactcgAGCACGGGCGAggacaataaaataaacatatttaaaagaGACATTTTGACAACCTTTTGATAGGTTCATTTCGTTTCCATTTCTCGGCTGGCGCCACTCGGATTTCGGTTTGTGCGTTTGGCCAccaccatttccattcccacaTCCCGCTGGTGGGTTCAATGCTTTGTGCTCCTGCCACCCCGATTACAACCATTTAGTTTGCTTACCATTCGGGGCAGAGTTCAGCTCGATTTGCCTCGATGCTGGTCAAGATTTGTGCGGAACTGGATGGATCCCGGTCGGGCATTGACATTGCCCAATGAGTTATTGCCCTTGCTAGATAATCATAAAAGTAATTTCTGGTCTACCAGcataaaaaaggcaagtgAATCTGCCCTCGAAGAACGCCCATTCAATTAGCTTTAACAAAACActatgcatacatatatgaatcACTATCTCAACAGCCACCTTATAATAATTCTATTATCAGCCTCGCCTTTTCCCCTCGCTGAGCGTGAATGCCATCAACAATGGCAAACTGCCCGATCATTGGGCCTCCTTGAAACACTCCCCATAAAAATCACACAAATAGATACAATAACACTATCCGATTTTATTCAAGCAacctgttttatttttggccctACGTCTGTTTAGGTCGCTGAAGTTGGCCTCTTTGCCGCGCTTGTTTCAACTGTTTCCGTTGAAACAGAAGGCCCCCGGTTCGATCCCGGGCGGAAACAGGTGAAATACTTTTTTGCatcttaaatttaattattactTTTTGAAGGCTTCAAACTAATGGTTAAATTCCTCTTTTGAAGCTATTAGTAAATATGAAATGTGAATAACTCTATTgtgttttaattgaaatgcatgCATTCATATGTACATGTTTCGTTTATTATTGCTAGTTCTTTAGTGTTCGCTTTATATTTCACTTGGAATCTTGAAATTTCTGTAgcacaaatttaaaaaagaagcaaCTTCTTAAAAAAAACCGAATTTGGTATATGGTATAATGGAATATATTAGTGGAAGTATATGCTCAAACTGAATCCTTTTACTTAAATGTTGATATCAACCAAATATGTTTACCTTTATAGAGGTTGCCTGGTAATATGGCATGGCTACTGCAGTATTTATTGTTAAAACTCATATTTTTACATAAGcaggaagaaaaaaaagtattcAACCTGTTTCCGCCCGGGATCGAACCGGGGGCCTTCTGCGTGTTAGGCAGATGTGATAACCGCTACACCACGGAAACAGTTGTGTTGAGGTCGTCCAAAGTGGCTCTTCTCACTCGCAGAAGGCTTTCGGTTGGACAAAGTGCCAGTAAATTGAATCAAAGCGGAAATCTAAACTAATCTAAAGTTGATCCACATGTGATTAAAAGTAAAGGCGAAAACATGAGCTAGGGACTTAAAGCACTTGGGTTATTGTACAATATGTATAGTGcctattattatattgttttttctttcatagttaaaattttttgattttaaaacctaatattaatattaatgaacGCTTTATTAGCCTTTATTTAATAATCATTCTTTCATATATTAAGAGTTTGGAATGAATTCCGCGCAAATGAGACGCTGGCATAGCCAACGAAAtgtttattaaacaaaattccTCGGTTATTGAGGAAATTCATGGGAAAAAGAGCTATCCCAACACAGCGACCATTGCATAAATGAAATGCCAGACATTTATCCTCACCTCCAGCGgataaaatgtacatttatGCGTCACTCGGAAAAGATGCCAAAACAAAGCACAAAATGTAAACTTTAAAGTAGGAACCAAACTTATTTCCTCCCATTTCTTTTTTCACACACTTATGCTCACCTCCGCTGGATAAAATCTATGCGTCATTGGACCAAGatgccaaaacaaaatgcaaactgTTATCTTTAAAGCAGAAACAAATCCCCCGTGCTGTTTAAACACCCCGTTTTGGCCATTTTACTCTCACTCGTATGGTTTGTTTTTGCCATTAACCTTTGCCGTTCGCTCTTTTCGTTGGCGGGAAGTGAATTTTGTTCTTATTCGAGTGACTTTTTCAGGATTTTACGGGTGGCTGAATGAGTGACCGTCGGTCCTTTTGTcagtctgtctgtctgtcggGCTGTCTGTCGTGCCAACAAAAGGCACTAGGAAGGAATAAAGTCTCCCTGCCCACTTGATGGCGtacacgctgcgtatgagcaatgcgCTGACTGCATGTGATACTGTCTGCGAGTGTGCAGATGTGGGTTGTTTTCAAGTGCATCACTCTGCTTTTTACCTGCAATATTTTCTCGGACTCTCGTTCGCCCAAAAACGTGGTGTTTCTTTCAGCTTTTCAATGCCTCTGCCTATTGGCACGTTGCTGTCACGTTTCTCGCATTTATTGCACACATATTGTTGTTTCTGGCACTGGTTTTTCCAAGCTATTTTGTAGTTGCTGCAGCAGAGTCCTTGAACGCTCAACTGACCCGACACGACAAACACACAaatgacacacacacacgcaagctGGCTTGGCAAATAAATATCCTTCTTGCGAACAACTCGTCGCACGAAGGACTCATGCGACTTGCAACTTTGTATTCActttaattcaattcaatacaattgaattcaattcaaaaaatCAGCCACCAATGACTCGCGCTCGAATAATTGTATTTTGCCAACCTTGCGGCCCGAGACGcaggtgggcggtgggtggtgggtggctgTAAGGTTGTGTGTTGGACGATGGACGATGGGTGGTGCCGCAGATTCGCCTGCGATTCGAACGGCGCAAGGACTCGCAGCCAACTGAATGTGTGAATGCAGCTGGGCCAGCGTCGCGCTCGTTTTCACTTTCATGAGTTTCGCAGAGCGCTCTTTCACtccccaccacccccaaacgggtggttttccttttcttgTTGGCATCAGACagcgttttgtttttgctttctgtATATGTGGCCGTGCCACTTGGTGGGCAAGCGGGTGGTTGGCGTTTGCCATCGGAAGAGCATGAATGGGGGCTCTGTGGAGCactctttctctcttttttgaaaaataaacacaGTGGCTGCACCGCACATGCGCCTTGTAGAAAACACCATTGTGAACGGACCGTTCAATTCAAATTGTAAcgtaaaatttattattaaaccGATCTATTTTGTTTTACTACCAAGTACCCATTTTGTTCATTACTTATAGTACTACTGGTACTTCCATGGGTAGATAAGGCTATCAAAAAGCTTGTTTAATATACCCATTTACCTTTACTAAAAATGTTATGAGttcttaaaaaatacatttcttCCCCACTTTTGAAGATAAAAGCCACATTTCAAAtgttgatttgatttttaaattcacAAATGGGCACTTCACTTCATAGTGaatcgaaaatcaaaagcaagGGGCAACAggttgtatttatttattttcccaaGCTCAGTTAGACACCAACGAATTCCGGCATGCGGCACTCGTCAACTTTGGGATCGAAGTAAAGACCCGGAGTGCAGTCCAGTGTGACTCCGCGTCCCTCGACGCAATAGTAGTATGCATCTCGGCGGGATTTGTGAGGGAAAAAGTGAGTTCCCATTAGGGGACACTTAATGTCAGCACGACGCAAAGGGGTT
This portion of the Drosophila santomea strain STO CAGO 1482 chromosome 3L, Prin_Dsan_1.1, whole genome shotgun sequence genome encodes:
- the LOC120450073 gene encoding GATA zinc finger domain-containing protein 10: MHFWIDKRSQQCGFGRSRVAASLSHAGSGLSYGHPPRRTKSTSCSNSTGQSMPPVHRSLPQTPYDMHQPGTSRQSQSQSSYGNNNSLHAQQQQHSSSGGTSNNNNLTATGTTTTASNNNHASGIASSAAVLTGSGTIVPLVARGSHYNHHGNTRYQPRAQQQLLHQHQQQPHLHQQQQHQHQQQQHYSYHHPQFGNMAVPVRHFDAHQQQQQQQQYSGNVYADDAYSVYHHTAHHQHSSNHSTSGSNNQRQATAYATPRRHNSSNNMRHSTPAAATAATTTAADTASVASPAAAVAAAPATMHSNQLQQQHHHALLQHADSQLLPSHLKCGMCASLVLASVFVAGTKFYFDHQGTGLEVLIFCVFSAFFLAACLISLCRIPKGLFSNSSRSNGRAAVCHTRGVNSSLAGAGAAQSAGCLLEMSEGRYLEERQVTTVGGTAATAGPPPYHIAILLPEQTPATMGKQLPLDESPPPSYDKILV